One window of Hyphomicrobiales bacterium genomic DNA carries:
- the pdeM gene encoding ligase-associated DNA damage response endonuclease PdeM produces the protein MNASLVAKMDAKDGEPIDASAGLPLQLGDQTLFAHAAGVLYWQDQETLIVSDLHLEKGSSFAAKQVFLPPYDTAATLDQLSRLIKAFEPQRVIALGDSFHDGAAPDRLSTKDQLILTTLVTGAEWIWISGNHDPDLPDHLGGSVMDEIKISGITFRHEPTKNPTSSEVAGHLHPCARIRGRGRTIRSRCFVASSSRLIMPAFGAFTGGLNVRDGAFDGLFPGGQYHAYVLGSKKLFPIANSSCLPG, from the coding sequence GTGAACGCAAGCCTCGTGGCTAAAATGGATGCGAAAGACGGCGAGCCAATTGACGCCTCAGCGGGCCTTCCTCTTCAGTTGGGTGATCAAACCTTGTTCGCCCATGCCGCAGGTGTGCTTTATTGGCAGGATCAGGAAACCTTGATTGTTTCAGACCTACATCTTGAAAAAGGTTCGTCGTTCGCCGCCAAGCAAGTTTTCTTACCTCCCTATGACACCGCCGCGACGCTCGATCAATTAAGCCGTCTCATCAAAGCGTTTGAACCTCAGCGTGTCATTGCTTTGGGGGATAGCTTTCATGATGGCGCGGCACCCGACAGGCTTTCCACAAAAGACCAACTTATTTTAACAACACTCGTTACGGGTGCGGAATGGATTTGGATTTCGGGTAATCACGACCCAGATTTGCCTGATCATCTTGGTGGCAGCGTTATGGATGAGATTAAGATAAGCGGCATCACGTTTCGCCATGAACCTACTAAAAACCCGACGAGCTCTGAGGTTGCAGGTCACCTTCACCCATGCGCTCGTATTCGCGGGCGAGGGCGCACGATTAGAAGTCGGTGTTTTGTTGCGAGTAGTTCACGCCTAATTATGCCAGCCTTTGGCGCATTTACAGGCGGGTTGAATGTGCGTGATGGAGCATTCGATGGCTTGTTCCCCGGTGGGCAATATCATGCTTATGTGCTGGGCAGTAAGAAGCTTTTTCCAATTGCCAATTCGTCTTGCCTACCTGGCTAA
- a CDS encoding ligase-associated DNA damage response DEXH box helicase encodes MTQSFDHSSQDIATLPPTFLAWFAAKGWSPRAHQLALLEKAAAQKSCLLIAPTGAGKTLAGFLPSLVDLKDRPKRKPGGAKQGVHTLYISPLKSLAVDIARNLEAPIAEMDLPITVETRTGDTPSSKRQRQKLNPPDIMLTTPEQVALLLASKDAERFFDNLTTVIVDEIHTMVTSKRGDLLALGLARLRTFRPNVRMVGLSATVSNPSELCQWLVTQDDPEEAREADLIVADGGAQPDISILTSEERLPWSGHSARHAMGDIYDQIKDHNTTLVFVNTRSQAEMVFQQLWHINDDNLAIALHHGSLDVSQRRRVESAMVDGTLRAVVCTATLDMGIDWGDVDLVITVGAPKGASRLAQRIGRANHRMDEPSKALLVPANRFEVMECRAALDANYIGDQDTPPIVDGALDVLAQHILGVACFGPFRADELYLEIRQCFPYRNLTRATFDKAVDFVATGGYALKAYERYAKIKLTADGTWRLSHPKIGQQYRMNIGTIVEMPLLNVRLTSAKRGTNTRGGRVLGQVEEYFVDTLAPGDTFLFAGQILKLEGVREADAFVSKTSAKEPKVPAYAGGKFPLSTYLADRVRSMLADPETWKILPDQVQEWLTMQQAVSILPKRDQLLIETFPRNDRFYLMAYPFEGRLAHQTLGMLLTRRLERLRMRPLGFVATDYAIGVWGLKDMKGMDMDALFHEDMLGDDLEDWLADSVLLKRTFRYCALISGLIEKNYLGKEKTGRQVTMSTDLIYDVLRDHEPDHLLMQATWADAARGLLDVRRLSDMLSRISGRIMHNSLERISPLAVPIMLEIGKEPIIGEANDTILAEASDAIIAEAMGDFETAKAVRNRQEEKKRERKPRG; translated from the coding sequence TAAACAAGGCGTGCACACGCTTTATATTTCGCCGCTCAAATCACTCGCTGTCGATATTGCGCGAAACCTTGAAGCACCGATTGCGGAAATGGACTTACCCATCACGGTTGAAACCCGCACGGGTGACACGCCATCTTCCAAGCGCCAAAGGCAAAAATTAAACCCGCCAGACATTATGCTGACCACGCCAGAGCAGGTGGCGCTGTTGTTGGCGTCTAAAGATGCGGAACGGTTTTTTGATAATCTCACAACCGTTATCGTCGATGAAATCCACACAATGGTGACATCAAAGCGCGGTGACTTGTTGGCTCTTGGTCTCGCACGGCTTCGCACCTTCAGGCCCAATGTGCGTATGGTGGGACTATCAGCAACAGTCTCAAACCCCAGTGAACTTTGCCAGTGGCTGGTGACACAAGACGACCCTGAAGAAGCGCGCGAAGCTGATTTGATTGTTGCGGATGGTGGTGCACAGCCGGATATTTCAATTTTAACATCTGAAGAACGCCTGCCGTGGTCTGGCCATTCTGCTCGTCATGCCATGGGCGATATTTATGACCAAATCAAAGACCACAACACAACGCTGGTTTTCGTCAACACACGCTCGCAGGCGGAAATGGTGTTTCAGCAACTTTGGCATATCAACGACGATAATCTCGCCATTGCCTTACATCATGGGTCCCTCGATGTAAGCCAACGCCGCCGTGTTGAAAGCGCAATGGTGGACGGCACATTGCGGGCTGTTGTTTGTACTGCGACCCTTGATATGGGTATTGATTGGGGTGACGTTGATCTCGTTATCACCGTTGGTGCGCCTAAGGGGGCAAGCCGATTGGCGCAGCGTATTGGCCGCGCGAACCACCGGATGGATGAACCATCAAAAGCCCTGCTTGTGCCCGCCAATCGGTTTGAGGTGATGGAATGCCGCGCCGCCCTTGATGCCAATTACATCGGCGATCAAGACACGCCACCGATCGTGGATGGCGCGCTTGATGTTTTGGCTCAACACATTCTGGGCGTTGCTTGTTTTGGTCCGTTTAGGGCGGACGAACTTTATCTCGAAATTCGCCAATGCTTCCCCTATCGAAACCTCACCCGTGCGACCTTTGATAAGGCCGTCGATTTTGTCGCGACAGGTGGTTACGCTCTCAAAGCTTACGAGCGTTACGCGAAGATCAAACTCACCGCAGATGGCACATGGCGATTGTCGCACCCGAAGATTGGGCAACAATACCGAATGAACATCGGCACCATCGTTGAAATGCCCCTGCTTAATGTGCGCCTCACCTCTGCCAAGCGCGGCACGAACACACGCGGCGGGCGGGTGCTTGGGCAGGTGGAAGAATATTTCGTTGATACACTTGCGCCCGGCGACACATTTCTTTTTGCAGGGCAGATACTAAAGCTGGAAGGCGTGCGCGAAGCAGATGCCTTTGTCTCTAAAACCAGCGCGAAAGAACCGAAGGTTCCCGCTTATGCAGGGGGTAAATTCCCGCTCTCAACTTATCTGGCTGATCGGGTGCGCTCCATGTTGGCGGATCCTGAAACTTGGAAGATATTACCAGATCAGGTGCAAGAATGGCTCACCATGCAGCAGGCTGTTTCTATTCTCCCAAAGCGAGATCAGCTGCTCATTGAAACCTTCCCGCGTAATGATCGTTTCTATCTGATGGCCTATCCGTTTGAGGGGCGGCTAGCACACCAAACGCTCGGCATGTTGCTCACTCGCCGTTTGGAACGGTTACGCATGCGCCCGCTCGGTTTTGTCGCAACCGATTATGCAATTGGCGTTTGGGGCCTCAAGGACATGAAGGGCATGGATATGGATGCTCTGTTTCATGAAGATATGCTGGGTGATGATTTAGAGGATTGGTTGGCGGATTCAGTGCTCCTGAAAAGAACCTTCCGATACTGCGCCCTCATTTCTGGCCTGATTGAAAAGAATTATTTGGGCAAGGAAAAGACGGGGCGGCAAGTTACTATGTCGACTGATTTGATCTACGACGTACTGCGTGACCATGAACCGGACCACTTGCTCATGCAGGCAACATGGGCAGATGCCGCGCGTGGATTGCTCGATGTTCGGCGGTTGTCAGATATGTTATCGCGCATTTCAGGGAGAATCATGCATAATTCCCTTGAGAGAATTTCCCCGCTTGCAGTTCCCATTATGCTGGAGATCGGCAAGGAACCCATCATCGGGGAAGCCAACGACACGATTTTGGCTGAAGCATCAGACGCAATAATAGCGGAAGCCATGGGTGATTTTGAAACGGCAAAGGCTGTGCGTAATCGCCAAGAGGAGAAGAAACGTGAACGCAAGCCTCGTGGCTAA
- the polA gene encoding DNA polymerase I, whose protein sequence is MSDNHIFLIDGSAYIFRAYHALPPLTRKSDGLPVGAVSGFCNMMWKLFNQAKDGELGPPATHFGVIFDYSSKTFRNEIYPEYKANRDAPPEDLRPQFGLIRKATQAFNMPCVEQEGFEADDLIATYARIANERGDKVTIVSSDKDLMQLVTDNVSMYDQMKDKHISILEVHEKFGVGPEKMIDLQALAGDSTDNVPGVPGIGAKTAAQLLLEYGDLDTLLERAGEIKQNKRRENLIEFADQARISRELVKLDVNMDLNVPLDDLSLIEVEGGKLLSFLKGMQFTSLTKRVADIFEADISAIDADDIQVDGYEAQRGPDLDASGEEGGAPSGDWTPQSHASNRASQLNGLAVDHGDYQLITELDDLDQWCATARDRGYIAVDTETTSLDAMVADLVGVSLAFAPGKACYIPLAHKDPEEVSGDLFGDPVGSTSAELKGPDGKPIKQLAMSDVIPRLKALFEDPSVLKIAQNLKYDWLVLSRYNIEVAPFDDTMLLSYALDAGVSGGHGMDALSERWLDHSPIPFKEVCGSGKSQITFDKVPLDKALAYAAEDADVTLRLWMLLKPRLAAENMTVVYERLERQMVPTLARMEKRGISVDRQMLSRLSGEFAQKAAGIEAEIFELAGENFNVGSPKQLGEILFDKMNLPGGKKTKTGAWQTGAQVLDDLAAEGHELPSKIVDWRQLSKLKSTYTDAIPNYINRETSRVHTSYSLASTSTGRLSSSEPNLQNIPIRTESGRKIRQAFVAASGRKLLSADYSQIELRVLAHMADIPQLKQAFEDGLDIHAMTASEMFGEPIEGMDPMVRRRAKAINFGIIYGISAFGLANQLSIGRGEAKDYIDKYFERFPGIQDYMEETKKFVHANGYVETIFGRRVHYPDINTKNPNMRNFYERAAINAPIQGSAADIIRRAMIRMEDALDEAKLSAQMLLQVHDELIFELPDEEVDATTKLVQSVMENATMPAMSLSVPLQVDARAADNWDEAH, encoded by the coding sequence ATGTCAGACAATCATATCTTTCTCATCGATGGGTCCGCCTATATCTTCAGAGCTTACCATGCGCTCCCGCCTTTAACTCGCAAATCAGACGGTTTGCCTGTTGGCGCCGTATCGGGTTTTTGCAACATGATGTGGAAGTTGTTCAATCAAGCCAAAGATGGTGAGCTTGGACCACCGGCCACCCATTTTGGTGTGATCTTCGATTATTCATCGAAAACATTCCGCAATGAAATTTATCCTGAGTATAAAGCTAACCGCGATGCACCGCCGGAAGATCTACGCCCACAATTCGGTTTAATCCGCAAAGCCACCCAAGCTTTCAACATGCCATGCGTTGAGCAAGAAGGATTTGAGGCGGATGATCTCATCGCCACCTACGCCCGCATCGCCAATGAGCGCGGTGATAAGGTAACGATTGTTTCTTCTGATAAAGACTTGATGCAGTTAGTGACAGATAATGTCAGCATGTACGATCAGATGAAGGACAAGCACATCTCGATCCTTGAGGTGCACGAAAAATTCGGCGTCGGTCCTGAGAAAATGATTGATCTGCAAGCGCTGGCTGGCGACAGCACAGACAATGTGCCGGGTGTGCCAGGCATTGGTGCAAAAACTGCCGCACAATTGCTGCTTGAATATGGCGACCTTGATACGTTGCTTGAGCGTGCGGGTGAAATTAAACAGAACAAGCGCCGCGAAAACCTGATCGAATTTGCAGACCAAGCCCGCATTTCCCGTGAACTCGTGAAGCTCGATGTGAATATGGACCTTAATGTGCCGCTCGATGATTTAAGCCTCATTGAAGTGGAAGGCGGCAAGCTGCTTTCGTTCTTAAAAGGCATGCAGTTCACTAGCCTTACCAAGCGGGTGGCCGATATTTTTGAGGCTGATATTAGTGCAATTGATGCCGATGACATTCAGGTGGATGGCTATGAAGCCCAACGCGGTCCAGACCTGGATGCAAGTGGCGAAGAAGGCGGCGCACCATCTGGCGATTGGACCCCACAATCCCATGCATCAAATCGCGCAAGCCAGTTAAACGGCCTTGCTGTCGATCATGGCGACTATCAGCTGATCACCGAACTTGATGACCTAGATCAGTGGTGTGCCACCGCTCGTGATCGTGGTTATATCGCGGTGGACACAGAAACCACATCACTTGATGCAATGGTCGCAGACCTCGTTGGCGTATCGCTCGCCTTCGCACCGGGCAAAGCCTGTTACATTCCACTCGCGCACAAAGACCCTGAAGAAGTGAGCGGTGATCTGTTCGGTGATCCTGTTGGCAGCACAAGTGCAGAACTAAAAGGCCCCGACGGGAAACCCATCAAGCAACTCGCCATGAGTGATGTAATCCCACGCCTCAAAGCCTTGTTTGAAGACCCATCGGTTTTGAAAATCGCGCAAAACCTAAAATATGATTGGCTCGTTCTGTCACGCTACAACATTGAGGTCGCCCCCTTTGATGACACGATGTTGCTCTCATATGCACTTGATGCGGGCGTTTCTGGCGGTCACGGTATGGATGCCCTCTCCGAACGTTGGCTCGATCATTCTCCAATCCCGTTCAAAGAAGTATGTGGGTCTGGCAAATCTCAAATCACCTTTGACAAAGTGCCCCTTGATAAAGCGCTTGCTTACGCTGCTGAAGATGCCGACGTGACGCTGCGCCTATGGATGCTGTTAAAACCGCGTTTGGCAGCTGAGAATATGACGGTCGTCTATGAACGCTTAGAACGCCAAATGGTGCCGACGCTTGCCCGCATGGAAAAGCGCGGTATCAGCGTTGATCGTCAAATGCTCTCACGGCTTTCTGGCGAGTTCGCGCAAAAAGCAGCGGGCATTGAGGCTGAGATTTTTGAGCTGGCTGGTGAAAACTTCAATGTCGGCTCCCCCAAACAATTGGGCGAAATTTTATTCGACAAGATGAATTTGCCCGGCGGTAAGAAGACCAAAACAGGCGCATGGCAAACAGGCGCGCAAGTGCTGGATGACCTCGCTGCAGAAGGCCATGAACTGCCTTCAAAAATCGTGGACTGGCGTCAGCTTTCAAAACTGAAATCCACCTATACAGACGCAATCCCGAATTACATCAACCGCGAAACAAGCCGCGTTCATACATCCTATTCACTGGCGAGCACCTCAACGGGTCGCCTGTCATCGTCAGAACCAAACTTGCAGAATATTCCAATTCGCACGGAATCGGGTCGCAAGATAAGACAAGCTTTTGTGGCCGCTAGCGGTCGCAAGCTCTTATCTGCCGATTACAGCCAGATCGAATTGCGTGTACTCGCACATATGGCTGACATCCCGCAGCTCAAGCAGGCGTTTGAAGACGGTCTTGATATTCACGCCATGACTGCAAGTGAAATGTTTGGCGAACCGATCGAAGGCATGGACCCGATGGTGCGCCGTCGTGCGAAAGCGATCAACTTCGGCATTATCTACGGCATTTCAGCCTTTGGCCTTGCCAATCAATTGAGCATTGGTCGCGGTGAGGCGAAGGATTATATCGACAAATATTTCGAGCGCTTCCCAGGCATTCAAGACTACATGGAAGAGACGAAAAAGTTCGTCCATGCCAATGGCTATGTGGAAACCATTTTCGGGCGTCGGGTACATTACCCAGACATCAACACGAAAAACCCGAACATGCGCAACTTCTATGAACGCGCCGCCATCAACGCGCCAATCCAAGGTTCCGCCGCCGACATTATCCGCCGCGCGATGATCCGCATGGAAGACGCGTTGGATGAGGCGAAGTTGAGCGCACAAATGTTGCTACAAGTGCATGATGAATTAATCTTTGAGTTGCCAGACGAAGAAGTGGACGCCACCACCAAGCTTGTTCAATCCGTCATGGAAAACGCAACCATGCCCGCCATGTCACTCTCCGTTCCGTTGCAGGTAGATGCGAGAGCGGCGGATAATTGGGATGAGGCGCACTAG
- a CDS encoding DUF3429 domain-containing protein codes for MISDNPISSDNNIPKAALILGLAGVLPFVVFGLLAITLGGEIVTPKLADTLLIGYGAVILSFTAGVRWGLALTVPNENDQALQLTVSTVPSIIAWAACFMPFAYGLPLLAFTHAALAVWDIRGMYNGRGPIWYGKLRMILAIIVVGILVVVGLVRYFMLLNG; via the coding sequence ATGATTTCTGACAACCCAATTTCAAGCGACAATAACATTCCCAAAGCAGCCCTTATACTTGGGCTTGCGGGTGTGCTGCCGTTTGTCGTTTTCGGCTTGCTCGCGATAACCCTTGGCGGCGAAATTGTGACGCCAAAGCTCGCAGACACACTGTTGATCGGTTATGGCGCGGTTATTTTGTCGTTTACCGCGGGTGTTCGGTGGGGACTGGCGCTTACCGTGCCCAATGAAAATGATCAAGCGCTTCAATTAACAGTATCCACTGTACCATCAATAATTGCTTGGGCTGCTTGCTTCATGCCCTTTGCTTATGGCCTGCCGCTGCTTGCCTTTACCCATGCTGCCCTTGCCGTTTGGGATATTCGAGGCATGTACAACGGGCGCGGGCCAATATGGTACGGCAAACTGCGCATGATATTAGCCATCATTGTCGTTGGTATTTTGGTTGTCGTGGGGTTAGTGCGCTACTTTATGCTTCTTAATGGCTAA